The following proteins are co-located in the Dyadobacter chenwenxiniae genome:
- a CDS encoding T9SS type A sorting domain-containing protein: MKKDFHSFRNSIILTSSMMLFSVLNSFAQEAFKIKWSMDYIQSGVSNHANFIPADAVLAGGGNTNALNAGYGLGGATVAAYVVRPWPNSFSDSRYMEFKFTAKSFKYNITSISLRLRRSPDGPKQFKIRTSMDGFASDLTASTLVNPSQFYTFSVPAGFNNLSENTFTFRIYGYGPTSIYGTLWFDEIVVNGDVLAIVLPVYLTYFKATAREGKTLLSWETTWERNSRHFLIERSADLSNFEEIGTLPASGETDGRTRYGFTDPAPLPGINYYRLQMIDAGGKSAFSCSANVLIQPASASFCIVPNPASATKISVFGKNMDAESFELRDLTGLRIVTKLEFNAQGFVDIIPVRPLLPGLYLLSCQTNGRKEHAKVLVR, translated from the coding sequence TTGAAAAAGGACTTTCATTCTTTTCGAAACAGCATCATTCTGACTTCGTCAATGATGCTGTTTTCTGTTTTAAATAGCTTTGCGCAGGAAGCATTTAAAATCAAATGGTCGATGGATTACATCCAGAGCGGTGTTTCCAACCATGCTAATTTTATTCCTGCCGACGCCGTGCTCGCAGGTGGCGGCAATACGAACGCGCTCAATGCCGGTTATGGGCTCGGCGGCGCAACGGTGGCGGCATATGTGGTGCGGCCCTGGCCAAACTCTTTTTCCGATAGCCGCTATATGGAGTTCAAATTCACTGCCAAATCATTTAAGTACAACATTACCAGCATTTCCCTGCGACTCCGGCGCTCGCCCGACGGGCCAAAGCAATTCAAAATCCGGACGAGTATGGATGGCTTTGCTTCGGACCTTACTGCATCTACATTGGTTAATCCCAGCCAATTTTACACATTCTCGGTCCCGGCAGGATTTAACAACCTCTCAGAAAACACTTTCACATTCCGCATTTACGGCTACGGCCCCACCAGCATTTACGGCACATTATGGTTTGATGAGATCGTTGTGAACGGCGATGTGCTGGCGATTGTGCTGCCTGTTTATCTCACTTATTTCAAAGCAACAGCGCGCGAAGGCAAAACACTGCTTTCCTGGGAAACCACCTGGGAAAGGAACAGCAGGCATTTCCTAATCGAACGGAGCGCCGATCTCAGCAATTTTGAAGAAATCGGAACATTGCCCGCTAGTGGCGAAACGGATGGAAGAACGCGTTACGGGTTCACCGACCCGGCGCCGCTTCCCGGCATAAACTATTACAGACTGCAAATGATCGATGCAGGTGGGAAATCCGCATTTTCGTGTTCGGCGAATGTTTTGATCCAGCCTGCATCTGCTTCGTTCTGCATTGTCCCTAACCCGGCCTCCGCCACGAAAATTTCTGTTTTTGGTAAAAATATGGATGCTGAATCATTTGAACTCAGAGATTTGACCGGCTTACGTATAGTCACGAAACTGGAATTCAATGCACAAGGATTTGTTGATATAATTCCTGTTCGGCCACTTCTGCCCGGTTTATATTTATTATCCTGCCAAACAAATGGCCGCAAAGAACATGCGAAAGTATTAGTTCGGTAA
- a CDS encoding serine hydrolase domain-containing protein encodes MKINGLKPMLKKVQPKVWWAALAVLVILVVSWGLVRKKKSGPEEIMVDGKMVSKLDPVPVKNPDAATAAKIAKIEDIFRRKKRAGFNGNVLIVQKGQVLYQNSFGFAHIKKKDTLNSHSRFQLASLSKPFTAIAVLKLVQEGRVSLDDSVQRFFPDFPYHGVKVDMLLSHRSGLPNYIYSFDDSVRHGKKYPDNLDIMDWYAKVVPTPTPYNRPGRSFNYCNTNYCVLAAIVEKVSGEPFGTYLFDQIFAPLGMTNSFLVTDTSSAAMQHRTDGHQFGRKLEKDYYDDVVGDKGLYSTTGDIYKFYNGLSQGLLLDKKLLDEAFKPRSFERAGIRNYGYGFRMHTKEDNTPRFIYHGGWWKGYNTMLWVCPEDEAVIIVLGNSYNRSTYDLKELLEVIHGPGKVEEIEKDI; translated from the coding sequence ATGAAAATTAATGGCTTGAAGCCTATGTTGAAAAAAGTGCAGCCGAAAGTGTGGTGGGCGGCATTAGCTGTCCTGGTAATCCTCGTTGTATCCTGGGGATTGGTGAGGAAAAAGAAGTCGGGACCGGAGGAAATTATGGTCGACGGCAAGATGGTCTCCAAGCTCGACCCTGTTCCCGTTAAAAATCCTGACGCTGCAACTGCGGCGAAGATCGCTAAAATTGAAGATATTTTCAGGCGTAAAAAAAGGGCCGGTTTTAATGGTAATGTGCTCATTGTTCAGAAAGGACAAGTGCTTTATCAGAATTCCTTTGGTTTTGCTCACATTAAGAAAAAGGATACATTAAACAGCCATTCACGCTTTCAGCTTGCCTCGCTTTCCAAGCCTTTCACGGCCATTGCCGTTCTCAAACTCGTGCAGGAAGGCCGCGTAAGCCTGGACGATTCTGTGCAGCGTTTTTTCCCTGATTTCCCTTACCACGGCGTGAAAGTGGATATGCTTCTGAGCCACCGCAGCGGACTTCCCAATTACATTTATTCCTTTGATGATAGCGTGCGCCACGGCAAGAAATATCCTGATAACCTGGATATTATGGATTGGTATGCCAAAGTGGTTCCTACGCCAACGCCGTATAACCGCCCCGGAAGGTCATTTAATTATTGCAACACCAATTACTGCGTGCTGGCCGCGATTGTAGAAAAAGTATCGGGCGAACCTTTCGGGACCTATTTGTTTGATCAAATTTTCGCGCCGCTCGGCATGACGAATTCGTTTTTGGTCACAGATACATCCAGCGCCGCTATGCAACACAGAACGGATGGCCATCAGTTCGGGCGCAAATTGGAAAAGGATTATTATGACGATGTGGTCGGCGACAAGGGCTTATACTCGACAACAGGCGACATTTATAAGTTTTACAATGGCCTTTCGCAAGGTTTGTTGTTAGACAAAAAACTGCTCGACGAAGCATTCAAACCGCGCAGTTTCGAACGCGCCGGCATCCGGAATTATGGTTATGGCTTTCGTATGCACACAAAAGAGGATAACACGCCGCGCTTCATTTACCACGGCGGCTGGTGGAAAGGTTATAACACCATGCTTTGGGTTTGCCCGGAAGACGAGGCGGTGATCATTGTACTGGGAAATTCCTATAACCGCTCCACTTACGACCTCAAAGAACTGCTCGAAGTGATCCACGGACCTGGCAAAGTCGAGGAGATTGAGAAAGACATCTAG